One part of the Arabidopsis thaliana chromosome 1 sequence genome encodes these proteins:
- a CDS encoding F-box/RNI-like superfamily protein: MDAKKLDTGPRDAINWLPDEILGKILSLLATKQAVSTSVLSKKWRTLFKLVDTLEFDDSVSGMGEQEASYVFPESFKDLVDRTVALQCDYPIRKLSLKCHVGRDDEQRKACVGRWISNVVGRGVSEVVLRINDRGLHFLSPQLLTCKTLVKLTLGTRLFLGKLPSYVSLPSLKFLFIHSVFFDDFGELSNVLLAGCPVVEALYLNQNGESMPYTISSPTLKRLSVHYEYHFESVISFDLPNLEYLDYSDYALYGYPQVNLESLVEAYLNLDKAEHVESPDVTKLIMGIRNVEILSLSPDSVGVIYSCCKYGLLLPVFNNLVSLSFGTKKTRAWKLLADILKQSPKLETLIIEVCKT, translated from the exons ATGGATGCCAAAAAGTTGGATACTGGCCCGAGAGATGCAATCAACTGGCTCCCTGACGAGATTCTGGGCAAAATCTTGTCATTACTTGCGACAAAACAGGCTGTTTCAACATCGGTTCTTTCTAAAAAGTGGAGGACTCTCTTTAAATTAGTGGATACCCTCGAGTTTGACGATTCTGTCTCTGGAATGGGTGAACAAGAAGCGAGCTATGTGTTTCCGGAGAGCTTTAAGGATTTGGTGGATCGAACAGTAGCTTTGCAGTGTGATTATCCGATCAGGAAGTTGTCACTAAAATGTCATGTTGGCAGGGACGATGAACAACGAAAGGCTTGTGTGGGCCGCTGGATATCGAATGTCGTAGGGCGCGGTGTTTCAGAAGTGGTACTAAGGATCAATGATCGTGGTTTACACTTTCTGTCTCCTCAGCTCTTGACATGCAAAACACTGGTTAAGCTGACACTAGGCACACGTCTCTTTCTTGGAAAGCTTCCTTCATATGTGTCACTTCCATCTCTTAAGTTTCTCTTCATCCATAGCGTCttctttgatgattttggaGAGTTGTCTAATGTGCTTCTTGCTGGTTGCCCGGTGGTCGAGGCGTTATATCTCAATCAAAATGGCGAATCAATGCCTTACACCATATCGAGTCCTACGCTCAAGAGACTATCAGTTCACTACGAGTATCATTTTGAGAGCGTAATCTCATTTGACCTGCCAAATCTCGAGTACCTTGACTACTCTGATTACGCCTTGTATGGGTATCCACAAGTTAACTTGGAATCCCTTGTTGAAGCTTATCTGAATCTTGATAAGGCTGAACATGTCGAGAGCCCGGATGTAACCAAACTCATTATGGGAATAAGAAATGTTGAGATCCTTAGTCTATCTCCCGATTCGGTTGGA GTGATCTATTCATGCTGTAAATATGGGCTACTTCTACCGGTATTCAACAATCTGGTTAGTTTATCTTTTGGGACTAAGAAAACACGAGCTTGGAAATTGCTTGCAGATATACTTAAACAGTCTCCAAAGCTTGAAACTCTCATCATCGAGGTATGCAAAACCTAA
- a CDS encoding F-box/RNI-like superfamily protein (F-box/RNI-like superfamily protein; FUNCTIONS IN: molecular_function unknown; INVOLVED IN: biological_process unknown; LOCATED IN: cellular_component unknown; EXPRESSED IN: 24 plant structures; EXPRESSED DURING: 13 growth stages; CONTAINS InterPro DOMAIN/s: F-box domain, cyclin-like (InterPro:IPR001810), F-box domain, Skp2-like (InterPro:IPR022364); BEST Arabidopsis thaliana protein match is: F-box family protein (TAIR:AT3G60040.1); Has 1816 Blast hits to 1777 proteins in 27 species: Archae - 2; Bacteria - 0; Metazoa - 0; Fungi - 0; Plants - 1813; Viruses - 0; Other Eukaryotes - 1 (source: NCBI BLink).), translating to MDAKKLDTGPRDAINWLPDEILGKILSLLATKQAVSTSVLSKKWRTLFKLVDTLEFDDSVSGMGEQEASYVFPESFKDLVDRTVALQCDYPIRKLSLKCHVGRDDEQRKACVGRWISNVVGRGVSEVVLRINDRGLHFLSPQLLTCKTLVKLTLGTRLFLGKLPSYVSLPSLKFLFIHSVFFDDFGELSNVLLAGCPVVEALYLNQNGESMPYTISSPTLKRLSVHYEYHFESVISFDLPNLEYLDYSDYALYGYPQVNLESLVEAYLNLDKAEHVESPDVTKLIMGIRNVEILSLSPDSVGVIYSCCKYGLLLPVFNNLVSLSFGTKKTRAWKLLADILKQSPKLETLIIEDLNGYPLDVSMPLNQVKELQILEYGESDDEVKRLKSFLGEESMIEVVFPEV from the exons ATGGATGCCAAAAAGTTGGATACTGGCCCGAGAGATGCAATCAACTGGCTCCCTGACGAGATTCTGGGCAAAATCTTGTCATTACTTGCGACAAAACAGGCTGTTTCAACATCGGTTCTTTCTAAAAAGTGGAGGACTCTCTTTAAATTAGTGGATACCCTCGAGTTTGACGATTCTGTCTCTGGAATGGGTGAACAAGAAGCGAGCTATGTGTTTCCGGAGAGCTTTAAGGATTTGGTGGATCGAACAGTAGCTTTGCAGTGTGATTATCCGATCAGGAAGTTGTCACTAAAATGTCATGTTGGCAGGGACGATGAACAACGAAAGGCTTGTGTGGGCCGCTGGATATCGAATGTCGTAGGGCGCGGTGTTTCAGAAGTGGTACTAAGGATCAATGATCGTGGTTTACACTTTCTGTCTCCTCAGCTCTTGACATGCAAAACACTGGTTAAGCTGACACTAGGCACACGTCTCTTTCTTGGAAAGCTTCCTTCATATGTGTCACTTCCATCTCTTAAGTTTCTCTTCATCCATAGCGTCttctttgatgattttggaGAGTTGTCTAATGTGCTTCTTGCTGGTTGCCCGGTGGTCGAGGCGTTATATCTCAATCAAAATGGCGAATCAATGCCTTACACCATATCGAGTCCTACGCTCAAGAGACTATCAGTTCACTACGAGTATCATTTTGAGAGCGTAATCTCATTTGACCTGCCAAATCTCGAGTACCTTGACTACTCTGATTACGCCTTGTATGGGTATCCACAAGTTAACTTGGAATCCCTTGTTGAAGCTTATCTGAATCTTGATAAGGCTGAACATGTCGAGAGCCCGGATGTAACCAAACTCATTATGGGAATAAGAAATGTTGAGATCCTTAGTCTATCTCCCGATTCGGTTGGA GTGATCTATTCATGCTGTAAATATGGGCTACTTCTACCGGTATTCAACAATCTGGTTAGTTTATCTTTTGGGACTAAGAAAACACGAGCTTGGAAATTGCTTGCAGATATACTTAAACAGTCTCCAAAGCTTGAAACTCTCATCATCGAG GATCTGAATGGTTACCCACTCGATGTCTCCATGCCTCTGAACCAAGTGAAGGAGTTGCAGATTCTGGAATATGGAGAAAGTGATGACGAGGTTAAACGGTTGAAGAGTTTTCTTGGGGAAGAAAGTATGATAGAAGTTGTGTTTCCTGAAGTTTGA
- a CDS encoding F-box/RNI-like superfamily protein has product MFQVLLFISMDAKKLDTGPRDAINWLPDEILGKILSLLATKQAVSTSVLSKKWRTLFKLVDTLEFDDSVSGMGEQEASYVFPESFKDLVDRTVALQCDYPIRKLSLKCHVGRDDEQRKACVGRWISNVVGRGVSEVVLRINDRGLHFLSPQLLTCKTLVKLTLGTRLFLGKLPSYVSLPSLKFLFIHSVFFDDFGELSNVLLAGCPVVEALYLNQNGESMPYTISSPTLKRLSVHYEYHFESVISFDLPNLEYLDYSDYALYGYPQVNLESLVEAYLNLDKAEHVESPDVTKLIMGIRNVEILSLSPDSVGVIYSCCKYGLLLPVFNNLVSLSFGTKKTRAWKLLADILKQSPKLETLIIEDLNGYPLDVSMPLNQVKELQILEYGESDDEVKRLKSFLGEESMIEVVFPEV; this is encoded by the exons ATGTTTCAGGTACTGTTGTTTATCTCTATGGATGCCAAAAAGTTGGATACTGGCCCGAGAGATGCAATCAACTGGCTCCCTGACGAGATTCTGGGCAAAATCTTGTCATTACTTGCGACAAAACAGGCTGTTTCAACATCGGTTCTTTCTAAAAAGTGGAGGACTCTCTTTAAATTAGTGGATACCCTCGAGTTTGACGATTCTGTCTCTGGAATGGGTGAACAAGAAGCGAGCTATGTGTTTCCGGAGAGCTTTAAGGATTTGGTGGATCGAACAGTAGCTTTGCAGTGTGATTATCCGATCAGGAAGTTGTCACTAAAATGTCATGTTGGCAGGGACGATGAACAACGAAAGGCTTGTGTGGGCCGCTGGATATCGAATGTCGTAGGGCGCGGTGTTTCAGAAGTGGTACTAAGGATCAATGATCGTGGTTTACACTTTCTGTCTCCTCAGCTCTTGACATGCAAAACACTGGTTAAGCTGACACTAGGCACACGTCTCTTTCTTGGAAAGCTTCCTTCATATGTGTCACTTCCATCTCTTAAGTTTCTCTTCATCCATAGCGTCttctttgatgattttggaGAGTTGTCTAATGTGCTTCTTGCTGGTTGCCCGGTGGTCGAGGCGTTATATCTCAATCAAAATGGCGAATCAATGCCTTACACCATATCGAGTCCTACGCTCAAGAGACTATCAGTTCACTACGAGTATCATTTTGAGAGCGTAATCTCATTTGACCTGCCAAATCTCGAGTACCTTGACTACTCTGATTACGCCTTGTATGGGTATCCACAAGTTAACTTGGAATCCCTTGTTGAAGCTTATCTGAATCTTGATAAGGCTGAACATGTCGAGAGCCCGGATGTAACCAAACTCATTATGGGAATAAGAAATGTTGAGATCCTTAGTCTATCTCCCGATTCGGTTGGA GTGATCTATTCATGCTGTAAATATGGGCTACTTCTACCGGTATTCAACAATCTGGTTAGTTTATCTTTTGGGACTAAGAAAACACGAGCTTGGAAATTGCTTGCAGATATACTTAAACAGTCTCCAAAGCTTGAAACTCTCATCATCGAG GATCTGAATGGTTACCCACTCGATGTCTCCATGCCTCTGAACCAAGTGAAGGAGTTGCAGATTCTGGAATATGGAGAAAGTGATGACGAGGTTAAACGGTTGAAGAGTTTTCTTGGGGAAGAAAGTATGATAGAAGTTGTGTTTCCTGAAGTTTGA
- a CDS encoding F-box/RNI-like superfamily protein, whose product MDAKKLDTGPRDAINWLPDEILGKILSLLATKQAVSTSVLSKKWRTLFKLVDTLEFDDSVSGMGEQEASYVFPESFKDLVDRTVALQCDYPIRKLSLKCHVGRDDEQRKACVGRWISNVVGRGVSEVVLRINDRGLHFLSPQLLTCKTLVKLTLGTRLFLGKLPSYVSLPSLKFLFIHSVFFDDFGELSNVLLAGCPVVEALYLNQNGESMPYTISSPTLKRLSVHYEYHFESVISFDLPNLEYLDYSDYALYGYPQVNLESLVEAYLNLDKAEHVESPDVTKLIMGIRNVEILSLSPDSVGVS is encoded by the coding sequence ATGGATGCCAAAAAGTTGGATACTGGCCCGAGAGATGCAATCAACTGGCTCCCTGACGAGATTCTGGGCAAAATCTTGTCATTACTTGCGACAAAACAGGCTGTTTCAACATCGGTTCTTTCTAAAAAGTGGAGGACTCTCTTTAAATTAGTGGATACCCTCGAGTTTGACGATTCTGTCTCTGGAATGGGTGAACAAGAAGCGAGCTATGTGTTTCCGGAGAGCTTTAAGGATTTGGTGGATCGAACAGTAGCTTTGCAGTGTGATTATCCGATCAGGAAGTTGTCACTAAAATGTCATGTTGGCAGGGACGATGAACAACGAAAGGCTTGTGTGGGCCGCTGGATATCGAATGTCGTAGGGCGCGGTGTTTCAGAAGTGGTACTAAGGATCAATGATCGTGGTTTACACTTTCTGTCTCCTCAGCTCTTGACATGCAAAACACTGGTTAAGCTGACACTAGGCACACGTCTCTTTCTTGGAAAGCTTCCTTCATATGTGTCACTTCCATCTCTTAAGTTTCTCTTCATCCATAGCGTCttctttgatgattttggaGAGTTGTCTAATGTGCTTCTTGCTGGTTGCCCGGTGGTCGAGGCGTTATATCTCAATCAAAATGGCGAATCAATGCCTTACACCATATCGAGTCCTACGCTCAAGAGACTATCAGTTCACTACGAGTATCATTTTGAGAGCGTAATCTCATTTGACCTGCCAAATCTCGAGTACCTTGACTACTCTGATTACGCCTTGTATGGGTATCCACAAGTTAACTTGGAATCCCTTGTTGAAGCTTATCTGAATCTTGATAAGGCTGAACATGTCGAGAGCCCGGATGTAACCAAACTCATTATGGGAATAAGAAATGTTGAGATCCTTAGTCTATCTCCCGATTCGGTTGGAGTAAGTTAG